The following is a genomic window from Spirosoma foliorum.
CGTTGCATCGCCGACAGACTCATGTTCATTTCCAACGATAATTTATCGGCGGTCAAGGATGGATTACTAGCCTGCTGCTCGAGTAGCTCGCTAAAGCGCTTAATGAACTGAATTTCGGTTTCCTGATGAGCGGCCGCCTGCTCTAATTGGTGCAAGACTAACTCAGTTTGTCCACGGGTGATATTATTAACTTTTAGGAGTAGTTCTTTTTGCAGGAAGGGCTTGAACAAATAATCAACAGCGCCTGCTTCTAAGCCCAGAAGTTTGTCCTGTTCAGCTACTCGGGCAGTTATAAAAATAACCGGAATTGACCGGTAAAGAGCGTGTCTGTTTGTTGCCCGGATAAATGCAATGCCGTCCATGTTGGGCATCATGACATCGCACAGGATTAGATTGGGCCGAAAAGAGGGTAGTAATTCAAACGCCCTGATTCCATCTGGTGCGGTTTTAACTTCGTGATTACTTAATTCGAGCTGCTCACTGATATTTTCCCTTAACTGCAAGTCATCCTCGACTACTAATATCTTTGCCATTAAAGGTAGTTATATACATTATATCAAAAGTAACTATTTTTTTATAAATAATTGTTAATATATCAATGAATCGATCTAACCATATGTTACTAATAGGGCCGAGATGGCGACAGCTAGACCCCGGTCGGCGCACCGACTGCGGCCACTTGACAGTGATAAAAAAAAGCCGTCTCCCGAAGTACTCTATTGGTGGGACGTTTTAGTTGACTGCTAATACAAACGACCGCAACGGCGGCCCGGCGCAAGTCGAGCGCGGCTCCGAGACTAACCGCACAGGCGGCCCTGCGTGAGTTATTTCTTTTTTGTAAAAAACTACCTACATCATCGAGATTTCTGTCCAATAAAAAGATATTTAGACTTACTTATGGTCTATGTAATAGTCTATAAATTAATAATTTACACGACATTGAGGCTCAGCTATCACCTGATAATTACTTAGCCACTCACTCGGTCATGTTCTCTTATGATCCCTTTACGGAGACAGGCATCCAGGCGACTATCATGCTTAACCCTCAGTGGACGATTGAGTTTGCATTAGATGCCGGGAACGATATGAACATTGGCACCAATTCTTCGAGACTGACCGGTCAGGCATTTGTTCGTTATGTGGCCAAGAACAATAACAACTCGCTCTGGCTTGGTTTTAATGAGCTTGGAAGAGGTACGTATGAGAACAGCCATGACAATTTGAATCATGTTGCCGGTGTTTGGGGACACAAGTTCAGCAACTCCGTCCACATGATGACCGAAGCCTACTACGAATGGGAACGCGACGCGGCTTTAGGTGGCTCGGCCAGCGATGGCCCGGTTCGCTATGGTGCCGGTGGTGGACAAGGGACGATTATTCCGGGCATCTCGGGGGCAACGGGATTTGTTAACTACTTTAATATCCAGACCTCTCCGAAAGATTATCTCTGTATCCGTAATGATTATCTGCGAGATATGAATGGATGGCGCACTGGCTTTCAAACCAGTTATATCAGTCACACACTGGGCTTCGTTCACCACTTTGCCAACTG
Proteins encoded in this region:
- a CDS encoding response regulator transcription factor, which encodes MAKILVVEDDLQLRENISEQLELSNHEVKTAPDGIRAFELLPSFRPNLILCDVMMPNMDGIAFIRATNRHALYRSIPVIFITARVAEQDKLLGLEAGAVDYLFKPFLQKELLLKVNNITRGQTELVLHQLEQAAAHQETEIQFIKRFSELLEQQASNPSLTADKLSLEMNMSLSAMQRNLKKYLRRNFSELLKDHRFRRATVFLLETDYSLQQIADRCGFGSLSYFSFSFKEANGVSPLRFRQQHRPKTALPNN
- a CDS encoding outer membrane beta-barrel protein translates to MEAQLSPDNYLATHSVMFSYDPFTETGIQATIMLNPQWTIEFALDAGNDMNIGTNSSRLTGQAFVRYVAKNNNNSLWLGFNELGRGTYENSHDNLNHVAGVWGHKFSNSVHMMTEAYYEWERDAALGGSASDGPVRYGAGGGQGTIIPGISGATGFVNYFNIQTSPKDYLCIRNDYLRDMNGWRTGFQTSYISHTLGFVHHFANWLTFRPEIRYDYNLDNDVTPYDLGTKKNQFVATMDMIVRF